In Ovis canadensis isolate MfBH-ARS-UI-01 breed Bighorn chromosome 3, ARS-UI_OviCan_v2, whole genome shotgun sequence, one DNA window encodes the following:
- the TP53I3 gene encoding quinone oxidoreductase PIG3 isoform X1, which translates to MIAVHFDKPGGPENLYLKEVAKPSPGEGEVLLKVAASALNRADLLQRQGQYAPPPGASNILGLEASGHVAELGAGCQGPWRVGDPAMALLSGGGQAQYVTVPAELLMPIPAGLTMCQAAAIPEAWLTAFQLLHLVGNVRAGDSVLIHAGASGVGTAAIQLARMAGATPLVTAGSQEKLQIAEKLGAAAGFNYKEEDFSEATLKFTKGAGVNLILDCIGGSYWEKNVNCLALDGHWVLYGLLGGAVISGPLFSKLLFKRGSLITSLLRSRDKKYKQMLVKAFTEQILPHFSTEGPQRLLPVLDRVYPVAEIQEAHEYMETNKNVGKIVLELPQ; encoded by the exons ATGATAGCTGTGCACTTTGACAAGCCGGGAGGACCAGAAAATCTTTACTTGAAGGAAGTGGCCAAGCCCAGCCCAGGCGAGGGTGAAGTCCTCCTGAAGGTGGCAGCCAGCGCCCTGAACAGGGCGGACTTACTCCAG AGACAAGGCCAGTATGCCCCACCTCCAGGAGCCAGCAACATTTTGGGACTTGAGGCATCTGGACACGTGGCAGAGCTCGGAGCTGGCTGCCAGGGACCCTGGAGGGTTGGGGACCCAGCCATGGCTCTGCTGTCTGGCGGGGGCCAGGCTCAGTATGTTACTGTCCCTGCAGAGCTCCTCATGCCCATCCCGGCAGGACTGACGATGTGTCAGGCTGCAGCCATCCCAGAGGCCTGGCTCACTGCCTTCCAGCTATTACATCTCGTGG GAAATGTTCGGGCTGGAGACTCTGTGCTAATCCACGCAGGAGCAAGCGGTGTGGGCACAGCTGCCATCCAACTTGCCCGGATGGCTGGGGCTACTCCTTTGGTCACAGCTGGTTCCCAGGAGAAACTTCAAATAGCAGAAAAGCTCGGAGCAGCTGCTGGATTCAATTACAAAGAAGAGGATTTTTCTGAAGCAACACTGAAATTCACTAAAG GTGCTGGAGTCAACCTCATTCTAGACTGCATAGGCGGCTCCTACTGGGAGAAAAATGTCAACTGCCTGGCTCTTGATGGTCACTGGGTTCTCTATGGTCTGCTGGGAGGAGCTGTCATCAGTGGGCCTCTGTTTTCAAAGCTACTTTTTAAAAGGGGAAGTCTGATCACCAGTCTTCTAAGATCTAGGGACAAAAAG TACAAGCAGATGCTGGTGAAGGCTTTCACAGAGCAAATTCTGCCCCACTTCTCCACGGAAGGCCCTCAACGTTTACTGCCGGTTCTGGACAGAGTCTACCCCGTGGCTGAAATTCAAGAAGCCCATGAGTACATGGAGACTAACAAGAACGTGGGCAAAATCGTCCTGGAGCTGCCCCAGTGA
- the PFN4 gene encoding profilin-4: protein MSHLQNLLLDTLLGTKHVDSAALIRLQERSLCVASPGFNVMPSDVRTLVNGFAKNPLKTRREGLYFKEKDYKCVRADDYSLYAKNENTGVIVVKTHLYLLVATYSEGMYPSVCVEATEKLGDYLRRKGN from the exons ATGAGCCATTTGCAGAACTTACTGTTAGATACACTCCTGGGAACAAAGCATGTGGACAGTGCAGCCCTCATCAGACTCCAGGAGCGGAGCCTATGTGTAGCATCACCAGGATTTAAT GTAATGCCCAGTGACGTCCGAACACTTGTAAATGGGTTTGCCAAAAACCCTTTGAAAACCAGAAGAGAAGGATTGTATTTCAAGGAGAAGGACTACAAATGTGTCCGGGCAGATGACTATTCTCTTTATGCCAAGAAT GAAAACACTGGTGTGATTGTTGTGAAGACCCATCTGTATCTTCTGGTGGCAACTTACTCTGAAGGCATGTATCCTAGTGTCTGTGTGGAAGCCACAGAGAAGTTGG gaGACTATCtaagaagaaaagggaattaA
- the TP53I3 gene encoding quinone oxidoreductase PIG3 isoform X2 has protein sequence MIAVHFDKPGGPENLYLKEVAKPSPGEGEVLLKVAASALNRADLLQRQGQYAPPPGASNILGLEASGHVAELGAGCQGPWRVGDPAMALLSGGGQAQYVTVPAELLMPIPAGLTMCQAAAIPEAWLTAFQLLHLVGNVRAGDSVLIHAGASGVGTAAIQLARMAGATPLVTAGSQEKLQIAEKLGAAAGFNYKEEDFSEATLKFTKVQADAGEGFHRANSAPLLHGRPSTFTAGSGQSLPRG, from the exons ATGATAGCTGTGCACTTTGACAAGCCGGGAGGACCAGAAAATCTTTACTTGAAGGAAGTGGCCAAGCCCAGCCCAGGCGAGGGTGAAGTCCTCCTGAAGGTGGCAGCCAGCGCCCTGAACAGGGCGGACTTACTCCAG AGACAAGGCCAGTATGCCCCACCTCCAGGAGCCAGCAACATTTTGGGACTTGAGGCATCTGGACACGTGGCAGAGCTCGGAGCTGGCTGCCAGGGACCCTGGAGGGTTGGGGACCCAGCCATGGCTCTGCTGTCTGGCGGGGGCCAGGCTCAGTATGTTACTGTCCCTGCAGAGCTCCTCATGCCCATCCCGGCAGGACTGACGATGTGTCAGGCTGCAGCCATCCCAGAGGCCTGGCTCACTGCCTTCCAGCTATTACATCTCGTGG GAAATGTTCGGGCTGGAGACTCTGTGCTAATCCACGCAGGAGCAAGCGGTGTGGGCACAGCTGCCATCCAACTTGCCCGGATGGCTGGGGCTACTCCTTTGGTCACAGCTGGTTCCCAGGAGAAACTTCAAATAGCAGAAAAGCTCGGAGCAGCTGCTGGATTCAATTACAAAGAAGAGGATTTTTCTGAAGCAACACTGAAATTCACTAAAG TACAAGCAGATGCTGGTGAAGGCTTTCACAGAGCAAATTCTGCCCCACTTCTCCACGGAAGGCCCTCAACGTTTACTGCCGGTTCTGGACAGAGTCTACCCCGTGGCTGA